From a single Lentisphaera profundi genomic region:
- a CDS encoding RNA polymerase sigma factor, which translates to MSTSNDPWKTRITLLERIKQANNQDAWEDFCTYYQQYLYNILRRMNMDTSEAEDISQLVLLKMWNKLPSFELDKDRGKFRSWLATVVRNQAADYIKKKHREIPRLQSPSEDAAGLSLNSDLSQIITEEWESYLLKKAWNNITNEFDQVTLKGFEMLSKGMNVELIAEELKVKTSTVYAHKKRVKDRLKVEIRRLKNELL; encoded by the coding sequence ATGTCTACGTCAAACGATCCATGGAAAACTCGCATCACCTTGCTTGAACGGATTAAACAAGCCAACAACCAAGACGCTTGGGAAGACTTTTGCACCTATTACCAGCAATATCTTTACAATATCTTACGACGAATGAATATGGACACCAGTGAAGCTGAAGATATTTCACAACTCGTACTGCTCAAAATGTGGAACAAACTGCCTTCCTTTGAGCTAGATAAAGATCGTGGTAAATTCAGATCTTGGCTCGCAACTGTTGTGAGGAATCAGGCTGCTGATTACATCAAAAAAAAGCACCGTGAAATCCCCCGCTTACAAAGTCCTTCTGAAGATGCTGCAGGGCTTTCCTTAAATTCTGATTTATCGCAAATCATTACCGAAGAATGGGAAAGTTACTTACTCAAAAAAGCATGGAATAACATCACTAATGAATTTGATCAAGTGACGCTGAAAGGTTTTGAAATGCTTTCTAAAGGTATGAATGTCGAGCTCATTGCTGAAGAACTTAAGGTTAAAACTTCAACTGTCTATGCTCATAAAAAACGAGTTAAAGATAGATTAAAAGTCGAAATACGGCGTTTGAAAAATGAACTCCTCTAA
- a CDS encoding RNA polymerase sigma factor, whose translation MKNNYHTRHTLLLRAADPNDEQAWEDFVTYYDSFIQMVLNRLLFDLRESDDLRQDILIKLWKNLQTYDHKKAKFRTWLSTVIRNTVINHSEKKGRKKLLLAPEGSLLLAADSQNELELHIQAEWETYASSLALEKVKPLFSDNAFKVFSMSLENMSVDVISEKLEISTDSVYKMKTRFIKRLHEEINFIRNQTEF comes from the coding sequence ATGAAAAATAATTATCACACTAGACATACTCTACTACTCAGGGCCGCAGATCCAAATGATGAGCAGGCATGGGAAGATTTTGTGACGTATTACGATAGTTTTATTCAAATGGTTCTAAATCGTTTACTTTTTGATTTAAGAGAGAGTGATGATTTACGCCAAGATATCCTCATAAAGTTATGGAAAAACCTACAAACTTATGACCATAAAAAAGCCAAGTTTCGTACATGGTTGAGCACGGTTATTCGCAATACAGTTATTAATCACTCAGAAAAGAAAGGTCGAAAAAAGCTATTGCTAGCTCCCGAAGGCAGCCTGCTACTTGCGGCTGACTCACAGAACGAACTCGAATTACATATTCAAGCCGAGTGGGAAACTTATGCATCTTCTCTGGCATTGGAAAAAGTAAAACCATTATTTTCAGACAATGCATTTAAAGTTTTTAGTATGAGTCTTGAGAATATGTCAGTTGATGTTATTTCTGAAAAATTGGAGATTAGTACTGATAGCGTCTACAAAATGAAAACTCGTTTCATAAAACGATTACATGAAGAAATAAACTTCATTCGAAATCAAACAGAGTTTTGA
- a CDS encoding 2OG-Fe(II) oxygenase: MYLNDESVNVPALSRYRESLSNSCPNHIVIDGLFDEDKLNEVVNILQQEDYWQTQKHTYSALYVDDNQWQQASKDERFVQRGIWQCDELSGNNAQDFLSFLRGDEFMSVLSCIFNVQLTDITVEDPAINTNYFRLGARDFVEQHADDSPGREVCMLLYLNKDWAEADGGELVFIGEDDAPVRIAPLFNRCVLFDPSSKGSEHWVEKMNPKNTEIYRYNITSWYWSV; the protein is encoded by the coding sequence ATGTACTTGAATGATGAGAGCGTCAACGTTCCTGCTCTATCTAGGTATCGAGAGTCTTTATCAAATTCTTGTCCCAATCATATCGTGATTGATGGCTTATTTGATGAAGACAAGCTGAATGAAGTAGTGAATATTTTACAGCAAGAGGATTATTGGCAGACACAAAAGCACACTTACTCGGCTTTATATGTAGATGATAATCAATGGCAGCAAGCCAGTAAAGATGAGCGCTTTGTTCAGCGAGGTATTTGGCAATGCGATGAGCTTAGTGGCAATAATGCTCAGGACTTTTTGTCATTTTTGCGAGGGGATGAATTTATGTCAGTTTTATCCTGTATCTTTAATGTCCAATTAACCGACATTACTGTGGAAGATCCAGCTATAAATACCAATTACTTTCGTTTAGGTGCTAGGGATTTTGTGGAGCAACACGCCGATGACTCACCGGGAAGGGAAGTTTGCATGTTATTGTACTTAAATAAAGATTGGGCTGAAGCAGATGGAGGTGAGTTGGTCTTTATCGGTGAAGATGATGCGCCAGTTCGTATTGCACCTTTATTTAATCGCTGTGTTTTATTTGATCCTTCCTCAAAAGGCTCTGAGCACTGGGTGGAGAAAATGAACCCTAAGAACACCGAAATCTATCGCTATAACATAACGAGTTGGTATTGGTCGGTATAG
- a CDS encoding DUF1552 domain-containing protein → MSKNWKIPRRTFLKGLGACMALPALEVMGDEAVSSESPKRFLSMFMPNGVYPPNWDMTGLGKGLAYSPILKPFESFDDDINIISGLDSSGKGHVEMTNSFLSGVSRDKAKTPSIDQMIAQKIGQDTRLPSLVVGTEPPRGGKVMASTVSWSSVSTMITPELNPQNIFDSMFKSYDTPEMRHLMNRRKSIIDAVFGQAKDLRKNISSADRVKFDEYISGVREVERRIENLMNPANKSSKTTMLRPGSDIPRDRNEHMDLLCDLMVLGFMTETTHVGTIMMGHGFSRKSFTFLDGVSLDHHTMSHHKNKESNYDQYTRVSQWHAEKVARVLAKMKNVKEGDKTLLDNSLVLFGAGMKDGNGHIKTDLPLILAGRAGGAVKTQGRIADKAKTPYANLLSSVLEAYGIKNKGFADSTGKVDILA, encoded by the coding sequence ATGAGCAAGAACTGGAAAATACCCCGTAGAACATTTTTAAAAGGTTTAGGTGCCTGTATGGCATTGCCCGCTTTAGAAGTTATGGGTGATGAAGCCGTGAGTTCAGAATCTCCCAAACGTTTTCTTTCCATGTTTATGCCCAATGGCGTTTATCCCCCCAACTGGGATATGACAGGTCTTGGTAAAGGCTTAGCTTATTCGCCTATTTTAAAACCTTTCGAATCATTTGATGATGATATAAATATTATCTCTGGTCTCGATTCAAGTGGTAAAGGCCATGTCGAAATGACCAACTCCTTTCTTTCAGGTGTATCAAGAGATAAAGCAAAGACGCCTTCGATTGACCAAATGATCGCTCAAAAAATTGGTCAAGATACACGCTTACCTTCTTTGGTGGTCGGCACGGAGCCGCCCCGCGGTGGTAAGGTGATGGCCAGTACAGTTTCGTGGAGTTCTGTAAGTACAATGATTACACCTGAACTCAACCCGCAAAACATTTTTGATTCCATGTTCAAGTCCTATGATACGCCAGAAATGCGTCATTTGATGAATCGTCGTAAGAGTATTATTGATGCGGTATTTGGGCAAGCGAAGGATTTACGTAAAAACATTAGTTCTGCGGATCGTGTGAAGTTTGATGAATACATTAGCGGAGTTCGCGAAGTTGAACGTCGAATTGAAAACCTTATGAATCCAGCTAATAAATCAAGTAAAACGACGATGCTAAGACCGGGAAGTGATATTCCACGTGATCGTAACGAGCACATGGATTTACTTTGTGACTTGATGGTATTGGGTTTTATGACTGAAACTACCCATGTTGGAACCATTATGATGGGGCATGGTTTTAGTCGCAAATCCTTTACTTTTCTAGATGGTGTTTCACTTGATCATCATACTATGAGCCATCACAAAAATAAAGAGAGCAATTACGATCAATATACCCGAGTATCGCAATGGCATGCTGAGAAAGTAGCTCGTGTTCTAGCGAAAATGAAAAATGTAAAAGAAGGAGATAAAACCCTTTTAGATAATTCCTTAGTTCTTTTTGGCGCGGGTATGAAAGATGGCAATGGCCATATTAAAACTGATTTGCCCCTCATTTTAGCAGGTCGTGCTGGTGGTGCAGTGAAAACTCAGGGGCGTATAGCCGATAAAGCAAAAACCCCTTATGCGAATCTATTGAGTTCAGTTCTTGAGGCCTACGGAATTAAAAATAAAGGTTTTGCCGATAGCACTGGCAAAGTCGATATTTTAGCCTAA
- a CDS encoding serine/threonine-protein kinase: MRKGQKETQDAAQKALINADPRLRVFFKKENIPDTELIYDELECSSKYKDFTEIARGGMKTIYSVYDQHADRIIAMAKLHDVTPEKMFEPFLREARLTAKLDHPNIIKIHEIGLNEFSRPFFTMDLKNGENLGSQLKKKQSSLAELLVIFVKVCDAISYAHSRGVIHLDLKPDNIQVGEFGEVIVCDWGLGKIIDDQSFSKDPISDSDILNNMTLHGKIKGTPGFMAPEQTGLTNFDNGTWTDIYSLGVSLYVILCGDIPFQGEIKTLLKNTANGQFKKPSAITLVPPRLEAICLKAMNNDPKNRYASVDALKNDIEAYQDGYLTSIEDATLLKALTLLIKRNKKITSIFLSAIFLLILSTSIFIKNINIAKNKAEQATIAARVSEHKALDLADRYRSEKIKSQRRGKTSAPQFIYKSVKAWNQSEIDSAESNINMALILNPKNNQAIEIKAGLLVSQFQFTNALSFLQQQGFNDSSLKGHGIIEKYYKIAHTHLNQEESLTDNIKLEIIRNLYTEYYSNHSIILDGFSYSFFKKNSPLKLRLKYTQKFLEIFNPKLTALNFNYNPEQTYLDISNNKEMVWAKCLRNFPATRINISHTKLSDVSSFTGMPLLEVDASHSALTEVGFEYLSKIHTLDISNTTVNQLTNIPRRLTKLNIRHTSVQYLSPLNKLNLLEELVIHKGQFSKEALESVPKKVKIIQN; this comes from the coding sequence ATGAGAAAGGGGCAAAAAGAAACACAAGATGCTGCTCAAAAAGCACTCATAAATGCTGACCCTAGACTAAGAGTTTTTTTCAAAAAAGAAAATATCCCCGATACAGAATTAATATATGATGAGTTAGAGTGCTCCTCTAAATATAAAGATTTTACTGAAATAGCTCGTGGTGGCATGAAAACCATTTACTCTGTTTACGATCAACATGCCGATCGCATCATTGCCATGGCAAAATTACACGATGTGACACCAGAAAAAATGTTTGAGCCCTTTTTAAGAGAAGCGAGATTAACAGCAAAATTAGATCACCCAAACATCATAAAAATCCATGAGATAGGCCTTAATGAATTTAGCAGGCCTTTCTTCACCATGGACTTAAAGAATGGTGAAAATCTTGGCTCTCAACTTAAAAAAAAGCAGTCTAGTTTAGCTGAATTATTAGTTATTTTCGTGAAGGTTTGTGATGCAATTTCCTATGCTCATTCAAGAGGTGTCATTCACCTAGATTTAAAGCCTGACAATATTCAAGTTGGTGAATTTGGTGAAGTCATAGTCTGCGACTGGGGGCTTGGTAAAATAATTGATGATCAAAGCTTCTCTAAGGATCCAATCAGTGATTCAGATATACTCAATAACATGACTCTGCATGGGAAGATAAAGGGAACCCCAGGCTTTATGGCACCAGAACAGACTGGTCTCACCAATTTTGATAATGGTACCTGGACTGACATATACTCATTGGGCGTTAGCCTGTATGTCATTCTTTGTGGTGATATACCTTTCCAAGGAGAAATTAAAACTCTTCTCAAAAACACTGCAAATGGGCAGTTTAAAAAACCATCAGCAATCACCCTTGTCCCACCAAGACTTGAAGCCATCTGTTTAAAAGCTATGAACAATGATCCCAAGAACCGCTACGCTAGTGTAGATGCCCTTAAAAATGACATAGAAGCTTATCAAGATGGTTACTTAACCAGTATCGAGGATGCCACTCTTTTAAAAGCCTTGACGCTACTCATCAAAAGAAATAAAAAAATAACTAGTATATTTTTAAGCGCTATATTTTTATTAATCTTATCAACTTCCATTTTTATTAAAAATATTAATATTGCTAAAAATAAGGCAGAACAAGCCACTATTGCCGCACGTGTATCAGAGCATAAAGCTCTTGATCTAGCAGACCGTTACCGTTCAGAAAAAATAAAAAGTCAGCGCAGGGGTAAAACTTCTGCACCTCAATTTATTTATAAAAGTGTTAAAGCGTGGAATCAATCTGAGATTGATTCAGCTGAGAGTAATATAAATATGGCCTTAATCCTAAATCCTAAAAATAATCAAGCGATCGAAATTAAAGCAGGACTTTTAGTCAGTCAATTTCAGTTTACTAATGCATTGAGCTTTTTACAGCAACAGGGTTTCAATGACAGTAGTTTAAAGGGTCATGGTATTATTGAAAAGTATTACAAAATAGCCCACACACACCTAAATCAGGAAGAATCACTCACTGATAATATTAAGTTGGAGATAATTCGCAATCTTTATACTGAGTACTACTCAAATCATTCTATTATTCTGGATGGTTTTTCTTATTCTTTTTTCAAAAAAAATAGCCCACTTAAACTACGATTAAAATACACTCAAAAATTCCTCGAGATATTTAACCCTAAATTGACTGCATTAAACTTTAACTATAATCCTGAGCAGACTTATCTTGATATCTCTAATAATAAGGAAATGGTCTGGGCCAAGTGCCTTAGAAACTTCCCCGCAACTCGAATCAATATATCCCATACCAAGCTATCTGATGTTTCTTCATTTACAGGCATGCCTCTGCTAGAGGTCGATGCCAGTCATTCAGCCTTAACTGAAGTAGGCTTTGAATATCTATCAAAAATTCACACTCTTGATATATCAAACACAACAGTAAACCAGCTTACAAATATCCCTAGACGTTTAACTAAGTTAAACATTCGCCATACCTCAGTGCAATACTTAAGTCCATTGAATAAACTTAACTTATTAGAAGAACTAGTAATTCATAAAGGGCAATTCTCAAAAGAAGCTCTGGAAAGTGTACCCAAGAAAGTAAAAATTATTCAGAACTAA
- a CDS encoding protein kinase domain-containing protein, with the protein MNSSKEPSLEDNFTQSIDFLKESLMEVHEEESQEGKTYTNILTLLPQSFKNYRDINLFDEGGMKVIEKAWDPSGNREVAIASMKTDSEDLKQKILFINEAWTTGRMEHPNIVPVYEVAINDQQAPYFSMKMLRGMNLQDWLKKQSESAQKQSIPSLLEIFKKIIDAVAYAHSKGVVHLDLKPANIHVGEFGEILLIDWGLARVFNASLLSEQQLKLHEAIEPYLQSHSRGTPDYMAPESRDGTSPSPQADIYSLGIILRCLLTSAMPQSEAFDNLKKVPKSIQSIIGKSSATNLEVRYKTVESLNNDINSYLDGFANSAESPSTITHLQFFIKRHKQLCLFGLIASFIILTLTLYSFSEIKGSEAIALEETERTKQALADLQLETLEKDKLIKKLEPGILIEQRRYVNDLDFSEALRSMEFLMRMDSKDPEILFRYARLKFATLEFEKAQEVFIEVQKQDPNYPDIAHFLEASDHFLKLSQQRELNDDDYLNLASNVKQGTVALALFEKVYSTKNIHEQIEFFKKFMASKFSKQVYSIQILDNQNLEIKLKTASKSLNILCGLPVENLYLGPNSQVQSSLNHLTKLKKLSIYNGKVNTLKTTRNLIELIIEQSETSPSLSISPQDHPLLKTFSLRGSNLNKWPIFQNFPHLESLDLRETNFEKFSSLLHSNSLKTIYLTGPIPEDHLKRLNKRKDIEIIIE; encoded by the coding sequence ATGAACTCCTCTAAAGAACCTTCTCTCGAAGACAACTTTACCCAAAGCATTGATTTCCTAAAAGAATCATTGATGGAAGTTCATGAAGAAGAATCTCAGGAGGGTAAAACCTATACAAATATACTGACTCTTCTTCCACAATCTTTCAAAAACTACCGCGACATCAATCTTTTTGATGAGGGAGGAATGAAAGTCATTGAGAAAGCTTGGGATCCTTCGGGGAATCGCGAAGTAGCTATTGCTTCTATGAAAACTGATAGTGAGGACCTGAAACAAAAAATACTATTTATCAACGAAGCTTGGACGACGGGACGCATGGAGCACCCCAATATTGTCCCAGTCTATGAAGTCGCTATTAATGATCAACAAGCCCCCTACTTCTCGATGAAGATGCTTCGTGGTATGAACCTGCAAGATTGGTTAAAAAAACAATCTGAAAGTGCTCAAAAACAATCTATCCCATCCCTACTTGAAATCTTTAAAAAAATTATCGATGCAGTCGCCTATGCTCACTCCAAAGGAGTCGTTCATTTAGACTTGAAGCCCGCCAACATTCACGTTGGTGAGTTCGGGGAAATTTTGCTTATTGACTGGGGTTTAGCGCGTGTTTTCAACGCCAGCTTACTCAGCGAACAACAACTTAAGCTCCACGAGGCCATTGAACCCTATCTCCAAAGTCATTCCCGTGGTACACCCGACTATATGGCCCCTGAAAGTAGAGATGGAACATCGCCATCACCTCAAGCCGATATTTATTCACTTGGTATAATTTTGCGTTGCTTACTGACAAGCGCAATGCCACAAAGTGAAGCCTTTGACAACCTTAAAAAAGTACCCAAATCGATTCAATCAATTATCGGAAAAAGTAGTGCTACAAATCTTGAAGTTCGTTATAAGACCGTGGAAAGTTTAAATAACGATATCAACTCTTATTTGGATGGCTTTGCCAACTCTGCAGAAAGCCCTAGTACCATAACACACCTGCAGTTCTTTATTAAACGTCATAAACAGCTATGTCTTTTTGGCTTAATAGCCTCTTTCATAATACTCACACTCACACTCTATTCCTTTAGTGAAATCAAAGGAAGTGAAGCTATTGCCCTTGAAGAAACTGAGCGAACTAAACAAGCACTCGCAGATTTACAGCTAGAAACCTTAGAAAAAGATAAGCTCATTAAAAAGCTCGAGCCAGGAATTCTGATTGAGCAAAGGCGCTATGTCAACGATTTAGACTTCTCGGAAGCTCTACGCAGTATGGAATTCCTCATGAGAATGGATTCAAAGGACCCGGAAATCCTCTTTCGTTACGCACGCTTAAAATTTGCTACGCTTGAATTTGAAAAAGCTCAAGAGGTTTTCATTGAAGTTCAAAAACAAGACCCTAACTATCCGGATATAGCTCATTTTTTAGAAGCTAGCGATCATTTTTTAAAGCTGAGTCAACAAAGAGAATTAAATGATGATGATTACTTAAATCTCGCTTCCAATGTCAAACAAGGTACCGTCGCGCTTGCTCTTTTTGAAAAAGTTTATTCCACAAAAAATATTCATGAGCAAATTGAATTTTTTAAAAAGTTTATGGCCTCAAAATTTTCAAAGCAAGTTTATAGCATTCAAATTTTAGATAATCAAAATCTCGAAATTAAATTAAAAACTGCCAGTAAGTCCCTGAATATCCTCTGTGGCTTACCAGTAGAAAATTTGTATTTAGGACCTAATTCACAAGTCCAGAGTTCTCTTAATCATTTGACTAAACTTAAAAAATTAAGTATTTACAATGGGAAAGTGAATACTTTAAAAACTACTAGAAACTTGATTGAATTAATTATTGAACAATCAGAAACTTCCCCCAGTTTGTCTATTTCCCCACAAGATCATCCCCTTCTGAAAACCTTTAGTTTACGTGGGAGCAACTTAAATAAATGGCCTATTTTTCAAAATTTCCCTCACTTGGAAAGCCTTGATTTGAGAGAGACGAATTTCGAAAAATTTTCTTCCCTCTTGCATTCCAATAGTCTTAAAACAATCTATCTAACGGGCCCTATTCCCGAAGATCATTTAAAGCGACTCAACAAAAGAAAAGATATCGAAATCATTATTGAGTAA
- a CDS encoding SGNH/GDSL hydrolase family protein — MSLYRLYIAIFICLNALNLFAAPATKPNPKAASDKAYVPEEGSAENKKKRKSKKSKVDPSLPMVLIIGDSISIGYTNTVRKKLKGKANISHNPGNAQGTTLGVEKLDSWIGDTQWDVIHFNWGLHDLKRVKVAGTSENSNEANDPQQADLAQYTKNLTLLVSKLKATNAKLIFATTTPFPAGVKPYRDPIDAGKYNTVAIAIMQKNDITVNDLYSAVNTKLSDLQKPKNVHFNTAGSAFLAQKVVASITAQLQ; from the coding sequence ATGAGTTTATATCGTTTATATATTGCCATTTTTATTTGTTTGAATGCCCTCAATCTATTTGCAGCACCAGCGACTAAGCCAAATCCTAAAGCGGCAAGTGATAAGGCTTATGTTCCCGAAGAAGGTTCTGCGGAAAATAAAAAAAAGAGAAAATCGAAAAAATCCAAAGTTGATCCCAGTCTGCCGATGGTGTTAATTATTGGTGACTCCATTTCTATTGGCTATACCAATACTGTTCGTAAAAAATTAAAGGGTAAAGCAAATATTAGCCATAATCCAGGAAATGCTCAGGGCACAACTCTAGGTGTCGAAAAACTTGATTCTTGGATAGGAGATACGCAATGGGATGTCATTCACTTTAATTGGGGACTTCATGATTTAAAGCGAGTTAAAGTGGCGGGGACGAGTGAAAACTCAAATGAGGCCAATGACCCTCAACAAGCTGACTTAGCACAATATACAAAAAACTTAACTTTATTAGTTTCAAAATTAAAAGCGACAAATGCAAAGCTTATTTTCGCGACAACTACACCTTTTCCTGCGGGAGTAAAACCCTATCGTGACCCCATTGATGCCGGTAAATATAATACTGTGGCAATCGCAATCATGCAGAAAAATGATATTACAGTAAATGATTTGTATAGCGCCGTAAATACAAAATTAAGCGATTTACAAAAGCCTAAAAATGTTCACTTCAACACTGCGGGTTCCGCATTCCTGGCTCAAAAAGTTGTAGCATCAATTACGGCTCAATTACAATAG
- a CDS encoding DUF1592 domain-containing protein, translated as MNKYILLTFGLTSMLQAKDMSHLTYQKDIVPILDNYCYKCHDSLDEKGGIDFELFEDDPQIAQNIEIWKKAIEQVHTGEMPTKKPFPTEAERQILVDWLDYQLKNIDWNKYKNAGNVNIPRLTKEEYRYTIQDLFAWDYDASKKFNEDAIGESGFNNDRDGLFLSATQMDKYFVAAEDLVNKYFPSKKVKPLSMSKKANTLFNTDESTKSDDLGYFIYRDQDTLYYYQTIETSGVYELSIDAHGYRPNNTTMVAIKVLVDNQLIGSTWLKSRNEFSGDYKILLYLEEGNRQISFNAIPSKVPQELAKASPTGDIYQPKQMYPKPTLGSVAMRISELKIEGPLYKYPEGSLLASTMPTRGRGKSPKVDKSKTKKAAKEKSVKDKNISDVAVVAATDTSGSAAPVLNPKKGPGGVEWIHRAQYLKLPDKPDYAKLNIAKPSTNVSPRQAAEIIVKNLASRAYRRPVKDLELSKLLQIYDSEYKLRKSYIEGLKGAFIAVLVSPQFLYRIESSREGLQKMGDYKLASRLSYFLWMSLPDDELMNLASKGKLSDPQVMESQLKRMLQDPKAKRFTSLFSSQWLTLTSLGRSRTPDAKKYKQFTPELMDDMVAETENFISAILIENKSILDILDSDYTYMNEDLAKFYKVKGVVGDEFRRVQIKDKNRGGVLGMAAVLTATSQPLRTSPVDRGLWVLERLLGKHLPEPPANIPPLPEGAGVGKAKLTLRQELEKHRDDPNCRSCHDKIDPIGFGLENFDPIGNYRKKNGKNTIDSNGVLPSGEAFSNPHELRKILVKRKASFARTFSERMLSFALGRQLQYFDEPVIMKLTETLLENDMKPQPMLLEIIKSYPFTHKESEELKEDKNLVKSFK; from the coding sequence ATGAATAAATATATTTTATTAACGTTCGGACTCACTTCTATGCTTCAAGCGAAGGATATGAGTCATCTAACTTACCAAAAAGATATCGTCCCTATATTAGATAATTACTGTTATAAATGTCATGATAGTTTGGATGAGAAAGGTGGGATTGATTTCGAACTCTTTGAAGATGATCCACAAATTGCCCAGAATATTGAAATTTGGAAGAAAGCCATTGAACAGGTTCACACCGGTGAAATGCCGACAAAAAAACCTTTTCCTACCGAGGCAGAACGTCAGATATTAGTTGACTGGCTTGATTATCAACTAAAGAATATTGATTGGAATAAGTATAAAAATGCAGGCAACGTAAATATCCCACGACTGACCAAAGAAGAGTATCGTTACACAATTCAAGACCTCTTTGCGTGGGATTATGATGCTTCAAAAAAATTCAATGAAGATGCAATCGGCGAAAGCGGATTTAATAATGACCGCGATGGGCTGTTTTTATCCGCTACTCAAATGGATAAATATTTTGTTGCTGCGGAAGATTTAGTGAATAAGTATTTTCCCTCAAAAAAAGTAAAACCTTTGAGCATGAGTAAGAAAGCGAATACGCTTTTTAATACAGATGAAAGTACCAAGTCCGATGATCTAGGTTATTTTATCTATCGTGATCAAGATACATTATATTACTATCAAACGATTGAAACTTCTGGAGTTTATGAACTCTCAATAGACGCCCATGGTTATCGACCAAATAATACGACAATGGTTGCCATAAAAGTTTTAGTCGATAATCAGCTAATAGGTTCAACATGGTTAAAATCACGAAATGAATTCTCTGGTGACTACAAAATTTTACTCTATTTGGAAGAAGGCAATCGTCAGATCAGTTTTAATGCGATCCCTTCTAAAGTTCCGCAAGAACTGGCGAAGGCATCACCTACAGGAGATATTTACCAACCGAAACAAATGTATCCAAAGCCAACACTAGGCAGTGTGGCGATGCGAATTTCTGAACTAAAAATCGAGGGACCTTTATATAAATATCCTGAAGGTAGTTTATTGGCGAGTACGATGCCCACTCGTGGAAGAGGAAAAAGTCCTAAAGTCGATAAAAGTAAAACCAAGAAAGCAGCAAAGGAAAAATCGGTCAAAGACAAGAATATTTCAGATGTCGCAGTGGTCGCTGCAACAGACACCTCAGGCAGTGCTGCTCCAGTATTAAATCCCAAGAAAGGCCCTGGTGGAGTCGAGTGGATTCATCGTGCACAATATTTGAAGCTCCCAGACAAGCCCGATTATGCGAAGCTTAATATTGCCAAACCCAGTACTAATGTATCTCCTCGGCAAGCTGCGGAGATTATCGTCAAAAACTTGGCCAGCCGTGCTTATCGTCGTCCAGTAAAAGATCTTGAATTGAGCAAATTATTGCAGATTTATGATTCTGAATACAAGCTTCGTAAAAGTTATATAGAGGGGCTAAAAGGTGCTTTTATTGCGGTCTTAGTCTCACCTCAGTTTCTTTATCGCATCGAATCTTCACGTGAAGGACTCCAAAAAATGGGTGACTATAAATTAGCCTCTCGTTTATCGTACTTCCTATGGATGTCACTACCCGATGATGAGCTTATGAACCTTGCCTCAAAAGGAAAATTAAGTGATCCTCAAGTTATGGAGTCACAACTTAAGAGAATGCTACAAGATCCGAAAGCTAAAAGATTCACCTCGCTTTTTTCGAGTCAGTGGCTGACGCTTACTTCTTTGGGGCGTAGTCGAACTCCTGATGCAAAAAAATATAAACAGTTCACACCCGAACTGATGGATGATATGGTGGCGGAGACAGAAAATTTCATCTCGGCAATACTTATTGAAAATAAATCAATTCTCGATATCCTTGACTCTGATTACACCTATATGAACGAAGATTTGGCAAAGTTTTATAAAGTCAAAGGTGTAGTAGGAGATGAATTTCGTCGGGTTCAAATAAAAGATAAAAACCGTGGTGGTGTATTGGGTATGGCGGCCGTTTTAACAGCGACTTCACAACCACTTCGGACTTCTCCTGTAGATCGTGGCTTATGGGTCTTAGAGCGTCTTTTAGGTAAACATCTTCCTGAACCACCAGCCAATATACCTCCCTTGCCAGAAGGTGCAGGAGTAGGCAAAGCTAAGTTGACTTTACGTCAAGAATTAGAGAAGCATAGAGATGATCCAAACTGTCGCTCCTGTCACGATAAAATTGACCCTATTGGTTTTGGACTCGAGAACTTTGATCCTATTGGCAACTATCGTAAAAAGAACGGTAAGAATACTATTGATTCCAATGGAGTACTCCCCAGTGGAGAGGCTTTTTCAAATCCTCATGAATTACGCAAGATTTTAGTGAAACGCAAAGCATCTTTTGCAAGAACTTTTAGTGAGCGCATGCTCAGCTTTGCCTTGGGTCGTCAACTTCAGTATTTTGATGAGCCAGTCATCATGAAATTGACTGAAACTCTTTTAGAAAATGATATGAAACCCCAGCCAATGCTTTTGGAGATCATAAAATCTTATCCCTTTACACATAAAGAGAGTGAAGAACTCAAAGAAGATAAAAATTTGGTGAAGAGTTTTAAGTAA